The following proteins are co-located in the Myroides profundi genome:
- the htpG gene encoding molecular chaperone HtpG, producing MTSGKINVTVENIFPLIKKFLYSDHEIFLRELVSNATDATLKLKHLTSIGEANVEYGDPIIEVKIDKDNKKLHIIDQGLGMTKEEVEKYINQVAFSGAEEFLEKYKDSAKDTGIIGHFGLGFYSAFMVADKVEIFTKSFKDEPAAHWTCDGSPEYTLEACDKTTRGTEIVLHIAEDSLDFLEDYKIRELLVKYNKFMPVPIKFGTHEEGEGDDKVEIDTIINNPNPAWTKQPADLSDEDYKNFYKELYPTQFEDPLFNIHLNVDYPFNLTGILYFPKLSADLQMQKDKIQLYQNQVFVTDNVEGIVPDFLTMLKGVIDSPDIPLNVSRSYLQADGNVKKISNYITRKVADKLKSLFNENREDFESKWNDIKIVLEYGMLSEEKFYEKAGAFMLYPTVDNKFYTLEELKEATKDNQTDKDGNLVILYASNKDAQHSYIAAAQEKGYQVLLLDSPIVSHLIQKLESDNEKTTFVRVDSDHINNLIKKEDSEISRLSEDEQKSLQEIVENIVPKDKYTVKLEAMDSTAEPFIITQPEFMRRMKEMSQSGGGGMFGMGNFPEMYNLVVNTNSPLASNIIGNADETTRTESIKQAMDLAKLSQGLLKGEELTAFVKRNFNNLK from the coding sequence ATGACATCTGGAAAAATTAACGTTACAGTGGAGAACATCTTCCCACTTATTAAAAAGTTCCTTTACAGTGATCACGAAATTTTTTTAAGAGAGTTAGTATCTAATGCTACTGATGCTACATTAAAACTAAAACATTTAACGAGTATAGGGGAGGCTAATGTAGAATATGGAGACCCTATCATTGAAGTTAAAATAGACAAAGACAATAAAAAACTTCACATCATAGACCAAGGTCTAGGGATGACTAAAGAAGAAGTAGAAAAATACATTAATCAAGTTGCTTTCTCTGGAGCTGAAGAGTTCTTAGAAAAATATAAAGACTCGGCTAAAGACACAGGTATCATCGGACACTTTGGTCTAGGGTTCTACTCTGCTTTTATGGTAGCGGATAAAGTAGAAATCTTCACTAAATCATTTAAAGATGAGCCTGCTGCACATTGGACTTGTGATGGTAGCCCAGAGTATACTTTAGAAGCATGCGACAAAACGACTAGAGGTACTGAGATTGTATTACATATTGCGGAAGATTCACTAGACTTCTTAGAAGACTATAAAATCCGTGAGTTATTAGTAAAATACAATAAATTCATGCCTGTGCCTATTAAGTTCGGTACGCATGAAGAAGGTGAAGGAGATGATAAAGTAGAAATAGATACTATTATCAATAACCCTAACCCAGCATGGACAAAACAACCTGCTGACTTAAGTGATGAAGATTATAAGAACTTCTATAAAGAGTTATACCCTACTCAATTCGAAGATCCTTTATTCAATATCCATTTAAATGTAGATTATCCATTTAACCTTACAGGTATCTTATACTTCCCTAAGTTAAGTGCTGATCTTCAAATGCAAAAAGACAAAATCCAATTATACCAAAACCAAGTATTCGTAACAGATAATGTAGAAGGTATCGTTCCTGACTTTTTGACAATGTTAAAAGGGGTTATTGACTCTCCAGACATCCCTTTGAACGTATCTCGTTCTTACCTTCAAGCAGATGGTAATGTGAAGAAAATCTCTAACTATATCACTCGTAAAGTAGCGGATAAGTTAAAATCGTTATTTAACGAAAACAGAGAAGACTTCGAAAGCAAATGGAATGATATCAAAATCGTACTAGAATACGGTATGTTATCTGAAGAGAAGTTCTACGAAAAAGCTGGAGCATTCATGCTTTACCCTACTGTAGATAATAAATTCTATACATTAGAAGAATTAAAAGAAGCTACTAAAGATAACCAAACTGACAAAGATGGTAATTTAGTAATCTTATATGCTTCTAATAAAGATGCTCAACACAGCTATATCGCAGCTGCACAAGAGAAAGGATACCAAGTATTATTATTAGACTCTCCTATCGTATCTCACTTGATCCAAAAGTTAGAAAGCGATAATGAGAAAACTACTTTCGTACGTGTAGACTCTGACCATATCAATAACTTGATTAAGAAAGAGGATTCTGAAATCTCTAGATTATCTGAAGATGAACAAAAATCATTACAAGAGATCGTAGAGAATATCGTACCTAAGGATAAATATACTGTGAAGCTAGAAGCTATGGATAGCACAGCAGAGCCATTCATCATTACACAGCCTGAGTTTATGCGTCGTATGAAAGAGATGAGCCAGTCAGGTGGTGGAGGTATGTTCGGTATGGGTAACTTCCCTGAGATGTATAACCTAGTGGTGAATACGAACTCTCCTCTAGCATCTAACATCATTGGTAACGCTGATGAAACAACTAGAACAGAAAGTATCAAACAAGCAATGGACCTTGCAAAACTATCTCAAGGTTTATTAAAAGGTGAAGAACTTACTGCCTTCGTAAAAAGAAATTTCAACAATCTGAAATAA
- a CDS encoding OmpA family protein, whose product MKKTATFILAGTLLISSVSLTGCEAAKNSNKTQRGAAIGAAGGAIIGGILGNNIGKGGNGALGAVLGGVIGGAAGGVIGNKMDKQARQIENTVPGAQVERVGEGIKLVLGENSVNFDLNSSTLTQRAKDNLDKLITVFKDPENQDTDIEIYGYTDNTGREEYNLSLSKKRAASVRQYLASKGVAANRMKTDGFGVADPIASNDTKEGQAKNRRVEFAIKANDKMIRDAYNESGSY is encoded by the coding sequence ATGAAAAAAACAGCCACATTTATATTAGCAGGAACATTATTAATCTCTTCAGTATCTTTAACAGGATGTGAAGCTGCTAAAAACTCTAATAAGACACAACGCGGTGCTGCTATCGGTGCTGCAGGTGGAGCTATTATCGGAGGGATCTTAGGGAATAATATTGGTAAAGGAGGTAACGGTGCTCTAGGTGCTGTACTTGGAGGTGTAATCGGTGGTGCTGCTGGAGGAGTGATCGGAAACAAGATGGATAAGCAAGCACGTCAGATCGAAAACACGGTACCTGGTGCTCAAGTAGAACGTGTAGGAGAGGGAATCAAATTAGTATTAGGAGAGAATTCTGTAAACTTCGATTTAAACTCTTCAACATTGACACAAAGAGCGAAAGATAATTTAGACAAGTTAATTACAGTATTTAAAGATCCTGAGAATCAAGATACAGATATCGAGATATATGGATATACGGATAATACTGGTAGAGAAGAGTATAACTTAAGCTTATCTAAAAAACGTGCAGCATCTGTAAGACAGTATTTAGCGTCTAAAGGAGTAGCTGCTAATCGTATGAAGACAGATGGTTTCGGTGTAGCTGACCCTATAGCTTCTAACGATACAAAAGAAGGACAAGCTAAGAATAGACGTGTAGAGTTTGCGATTAAAGCAAATGATAAAATGATCAGAGATGCTTATAACGAATCTGGTTCTTACTAA
- a CDS encoding lipocalin family protein codes for MSENSRLSYFFVTLRRVSHKRKRNNNKKSMKKLVLFGALALAVASCKPTMDTKSQVGIKGNWTLTDIKHIGGEFVKVSSFNIADSQCFIGSQWKFVSNNNTGVVELTKGGDCPSFASDFKWSVTPNGNFEFKFVDEGVKAKNVTTGYSLRVKNQTANTFELVDKFYAGGQSYDVTYRFTKN; via the coding sequence TTGTCAGAAAACTCAAGGTTATCTTATTTCTTCGTAACTTTGAGAAGAGTATCGCACAAAAGAAAACGTAACAATAATAAAAAATCTATGAAAAAATTAGTATTATTTGGTGCACTGGCTCTTGCAGTAGCATCGTGTAAGCCTACTATGGACACAAAGTCTCAGGTAGGGATAAAAGGGAATTGGACTTTAACGGATATCAAGCACATCGGTGGTGAGTTCGTAAAAGTGAGTTCATTTAATATTGCTGATTCACAATGTTTTATTGGAAGCCAATGGAAATTCGTTTCTAACAATAATACAGGGGTAGTAGAATTGACAAAAGGAGGAGACTGTCCTAGTTTTGCAAGTGATTTTAAATGGAGTGTCACTCCGAATGGTAACTTCGAATTTAAATTCGTCGATGAGGGGGTCAAAGCTAAAAATGTAACAACAGGGTATTCTCTACGTGTGAAGAATCAAACAGCTAATACATTTGAGTTAGTTGATAAATTCTATGCAGGTGGACAATCGTATGATGTGACATATCGCTTTACTAAGAATTAA